Within uncultured Fibrobacter sp., the genomic segment GAATGTCGCCATCAAACTGTATGCCTATGCCAAGGAACACTTTGGTGAAGAGGAAGTTTGTGTCGATGGCCTTTATCCCTGCAGCAATCCATCAAAATATGTCGATGTTCTTGCGATGGCGGCTATTGCCCTCCATTATGCGACTTACGAGAAGTCGAAGAAGATGGATTACCTGAACGATGCTGCTGAAGATAAGACGATTAATGACAACAGAGATGCCAAGTATCGCTTCGATTATTTCTCTGCAGGTTGGTTGGGCTCTGGAAGAGGTTTTTATGCAGGTGGCTGGCCTTCGGATTATGATAATCGATTTGCGATAACGTTGTATGCCTTCTACAAGTTGCTTTTGGCCGACAAGTCTACGGCTGAAAAATTTGGCATTCAGGATTCTGTCCGTCTGGATTATATCCAGAGGGTGGTCTATTCGATGGCTAGAGGCGTTGCAGATGGTGCAAGTGGAGGGGAAAATGCAATAAGTCTTCTTGGCGGACGTGATTTGCATTATCCGACTCCATGGTTTGTTACGGTAAGCTTAGCATGGGGCGTGAATCAATATGATTCTGGCAACATTATCAATATGCTGACTTACGCTGAAGTTGCCAAAGATATTGAAACCAAGAAGACGCTTGGGGATACTTTAGTTTGGAATCATGCTAAGGTACGTCAGCTTGCTATAAACAAGATGAACTATATCCTGGGCATGAACCAGTGGGATATTTGCTTTATGATGGGCGTAGGTGACAAGAACGAGGCGCATCCCCATCACCGTACCTCTAATCCGGAAGGTTGGAATGGGATGGCTGTTGATGAATATTTTAACTATATAGATTTGACGGCGCCGTATAGCTACAGGCCGCCGGTCGGTGCTCTTATGGGTGGTTCATTGGACGATTCTTTGACTTCTGATTGGGCAAAGTATACCGCTACAGAAACTACTATAAACGGCAATGCTTCGTTCCTTGTGACAAACGTACTTCTTTCTCCGGAAAAATCTACTGCCACTGCAGACACGTCTAAGAAAGATACGACCAAGGTTGATTCTACGAAGGATGCCATTGTCGATGTGCCCGAAATCGGTGTCGCAGGCCTTGAAATCGTGAACCGCGGCATGACTCTGGATGTGAACTACACGCTCCCCACCGAGCAGAACGTGAAAATCACGCTGGTGTCGGTGAAGGGCAAAGTCCAGAGACAGTATGCTCCGGGTCGAGAGACCGCCGGCAGCCACGCCTTGCAGTGGAATGTAGAGGCAATCCCCGCAGGCGCCTACATCGTGAATTACACCGCCGGCAGCTTCCTCCAGCACAAACTGGTGAAGATTACACGCTAGAATGTCTTCCCGGCCGAAGAGCGGGTTAGTGGGCACTTGCAATTTATTGCTTATGAGCCCACAATCCTCGGAACGGGGAGATCTCCTTTTACGGTTTTCCAAAGCGCTTGCAATTCTTATTATATTGTATTACAGAGAACAAAAGAGAGGAGAAGCATATGCGTTTAGCATCCCTTATTCCGTTTGTAGCGGTTAGCGCGTTTGCTGCTGACACCCCGTACGACCTGATTCGCCCGGTTTACCCGATGGAATGGAGTACGGCCGCCGTTGAAGAAGGCGGAACGGTCTACGATTTTGCCAATTTCAAGGTAAACGAAAAGGATACTGTGCGGACACCTTGAACCAGGCCTACATTGATGCCTTGAACCTGAAGGTCAGCAATATCCGCGTGAACCAGGCCGGTTACCTGCCGAGCGACCCTGCAAAGCTGTTTTATTACGTTTCGGATAAATGTGAATCGGCGACCTATTCCGTTGTGGACTTAGAAGGTGAAGAAGTTGCCGCGGGAGGCAAGTTCTCGGCTTTCGGGAAAATTGACCAAACGGTTAGAGTGGTGAAGGCGTACGTCAATTCTCTTGACAAGCGTTATACGGTGGAAAAGACCGCTCCTGAAGCTAAGGTATGCGCAGGCAAACTGGCCGAACTTGCAGCGCTCCCCACAGACAAGCGCCTCCGTATTAAGGTGGGTAAGGAATATTCCTCGACATTCATCGTGAGCGACAAGGTTTATTCCATGGTGCGCGACGCGAACCTCAAGTTCTTTGGCGTGCAGCGCAGTGGTGATTCGGAGTCCTGGTTCCATGGGCCGAGCCATGTACACGACTCCATTCCCGGTGGCTGGTACGATGCAGGTGACTTCTTGAAGGTGGCTCCGACGATGGGCTATACCTTCTTGGTGCTTTCGGTACTTTCGGCAGTCCATCCGGAACGTGACGAAGACCATTACGCTTTCAACCACAACGAAATCGTAAAGACAGACGGCATTCCGGACATGTTGCGCGAAGCTCGCCACGGTGCAGAATTTTACCTGCGTTCCTATGAGTATGCCAAGGGCGAAATCAAGGATATGATTGTCCTGGCATGTCGGCGCAGGTTGCAGCAGGCCTTGCCCTGTTGAGCGTGCGTTATGCAACGTATGATAAAGCCTTTGCGGATAGCTGCCTTAAGGTGGCTGAAAAACTGTATGCCTATGCCAAGGAACACTTTGGTGACCCGGAAGTTTGTGACGAAACTTTGTATGCCTGTGGGGTACAGAAGCCTTATGATGTTCTTGCGTTGGCAGCTATCGCGCTCCATTATGCGACTTATGAAAAGTCAAAGAAGATGGATTACCTGAACGATGCTGCCGAAGACAAGACGATTAATGACAATGAGTATGCCAAGTATGGTTTCGAGTATTTCTCTGCGGGTTGGTTGGGCGTTAATCGTGGCTTTACTTCAGGCGGCTGGACTTCAGATTATGACAATCGCTTTGCAATAACATTGTATGCCTTCTACAAGTTGCTTTTGGCAGACGAGGAAACCGCTGCAAAATATGGCATTAAGGATTCTGTGAGAATCGATTATACTAAAAGATTGGTGAATTCTCTTGTAAGAAGTGTGAGTGATGATTTAGGAAACGGTGATGATGAACATGTGGATTTGCCTTATAATGATGGGAGTCATTGTGAGTTCCGTTATGATAAGCCATGGTTTGTAACAAATCATTTTAATTGGCACCCGAATCGTTATGAAACTGGCACGATTTTAAATTTACTTATTTATGCAGAAGTTGCAAAATCTGCTTTGATCCGTCAGCTAGCCATAAACAAGATGAATTACATTCTGGGTGCAAACCAGTGGGATATCTGCTTTATGACGGGGGTGGGCGACAAGAATGAAGCGCATGTCCACAACCGTACGGCAAATCCGGAAGGTTGGAATGGAATGACTGTTGATGAATATCTTAACTATAAAGATTTTTTGGCGTCGTATAGCTACAGGCCTCCGGTTGGAGCTCTTATGGGTGGCTCGATGACGGATTCTTTGATTTCTGACTGGGTAATATTTACTTCAACAGAGACTTACATAGACGCCAACGCGTCGTTCCTTGTGGCAAACGTACTTCTTTCTCCGGAAAAATCTGCTGCTGACACGTCCAAGAAAGATACCACCAAGGCCGACTCCACGAAGGAAGCGATTGTCGAAATTGCGAAAATCGGCGAAGCCCGCCTGGCTGTCGTGAACAACGGTGTGACCCTGGATGTGAACTACACGCTCCCCACGGAACAGAACGTGAAGATTTCGCTGGTGTCTGTGAAGGGCAAAGTCCAGAGGCTGTATGCTCCGGGCCGCCAGACCGCCGGCGGCCACGCCTTGCAGTGGAATACGGAAACAATCCCCGCCGGCGCCTACATCGTGAATTACACCGCCGGCAGCTTCCACCAGCACAAACTGGTGAAGATTACACGCTAAAACGTGTTCTTACAAAAACGTGTTAAAAATCTTTTATTTACAATTTCTTGTATACAGGGGCAGGCGATCCGATGACGCCTGCCCTTATTTTCTAAATTGTAGCGCGAAACAATAAAAATGCGGTCTAGCCGCAGAGGTATATATATAATGTCTAAGACGATTTTGCTTTTCCCCGGCCAGGGTGCCCAGTATGTGGGCATGGGCCAGACGCTCGCTTCTACTTTTGAACCGGCCAAGAAACTCATGATGCAGGCCGACGAAATTCTCGGTTTCTCGCTTTCCAAGCTCATGGCCGAAGGTCCCGAAGATGTTTTGAAGAGCACCGACAACACGCAGCCGGCTCTTTTTACCGTGTCTGCCATGGTGATGGAACTCCTCAAGTCCGAAGGCTTTGCCTTTGACTATGTGGCCGGTCACTCTCTCGGTGAATACTCCGCTATTTACGCCGCCGGCGGTTTCAGCTTTGAAGAAGGTCTCCGCTTGGTGCGTACCCGTGGCGAACTCATGGCCAGTGCCGGTTCCAAGAATCCGGGTGCCATGGCTGCTATCATGGGCCAGGACGAAGCCAAGATTCTTGAACTTTGCGAAGCCGTGAAGGATGCTGGTACCGTGGTTCCGGCAAACATCAACTGCCCGGGCCAGATTGTGGTGTCCGGTGCGGTCGCTGGCGTGAACAAGCTCGTTGAAAACTGCGGTGCCGCCGGTATCAAGGCCATTCCGCTCGCCGTGTCTGGCGCCTTCCACAGCCCGCTCATGCAGTTTGCACAGGCAGGCCTTGCCGAAGCTATTGCAAAGACCAAGTTTAACGATGTCGAAAAGCCGGTCATTGCCAACGTGATTGCTGAACCGGTCACGAAGGGTGCCGAACTTGCCGAACTTTTGGTGAAGCAACTGGTATCTCCGGTCCGTTGGAACGACTGCATGAACAAGGCTATGTCCTTGGGCGTGACGCAGGGCGTCGAAGTGGGTTCCGGCAAGGTGCTCATGGGCCTGATGCGCAAGATTAGCCGCGACGTGAAGGTTACTCCGGTCGAAACGATCGAAGCTTTCCAGGCTCTCAAGGGATAATTTTAACTACAAACCACAGGTAACTACTATGGGTAAACTTACTGGTAAAAAGGCAATCGTGACCGGCGCTTCTCGCGGTATCGGTCTTGCCATTGCAACCAAGCTCGCCAGCGAAGGTGCTGACGTTGCCATTCTCTCTACCTCGGTCAAGGAAGAACTGGCCGCTAAACTTTCCGCCGAACTTGGGGTGCAGGTCAAGAGCTATGCTTGCAACGTGGCCGACTCCGAAACGGTGCAGAACGTGTTCAAGCAGATTATTGCTGACATGGGCACGGTCGACATTCTGGTGAACAACGCCGGTATTACCCGCGATGGCCTGCTCATGCGCATGAAGGACGAAGACTTCGACGCCGTGATCGCCACCAACCTGCGTTCCGTGTTCCTTTGCACCCGTGCCGTGGCCCGCACCATGATGGGCAAGCGCACCGGCCGTATCATCAACATTTCGAGCATTAACGCCCTGCACGGCCAGGCTGGTCAGGCAAACTATGCCGCAGCCAAGGCTGGCATTATCGGCATGACCCGCTCGAACGCTATGGAATTTGCCTCCCGTGGCATTACCGTGAACGCCATTGCCCCCGGTTTTATCGGTACCGACATGACCGCTGCCATGGATGAAGCCACCAAGGAAAAATATGCCGCCCAGATCCCCCTCGGACGTATCGGAAAACCCGAAGATATTGCCAATGCGGCCGCATTTTTGGCATCCGACGACGCCTGCTACATCACCGGCCAGATTCTTGGTGTCGATGGTGGGTTGAACGCCTAGG encodes:
- a CDS encoding glycoside hydrolase family 9 protein is translated as MRLASLIPFVAVSAFAADTPFDLIRPVYPMVWSTSAVEDGGTVYDFANFSANEKDTVVGTPESGSMPADFKANAYIADTLNQAFIDALSLKVGNIRVNQAGYLPDDPEKQFYYVSNSCETATYSVVDLDGKEVATGGKFTATTDSAKSNRTVKAYVNSLQERYTVERVSPKTKLCAGKLAELAALPTDKRLRIKVGKEYSSTFIVSDKVYSMVRDANLKFFGGERSGDSESWSHASSHVHDTIPGGWYDAGDFLKMAPTMGYTFLVLSVLSAVHPERDEDHYAFNHNEIVKIDGIPDMLREARHGAEFYLRSYEYAKGEIKDMIVKGEIKDMIVNIGDAEDHNYWNRADSMESVKQLRPRSVLHGIGPGMSAQVAAGLALLSVQYATYDKTFADSCLNVAIKLYAYAKEHFGEEEVCVDGLYPCSNPSKYVDVLAMAAIALHYATYEKSKKMDYLNDAAEDKTINDNRDAKYRFDYFSAGWLGSGRGFYAGGWPSDYDNRFAITLYAFYKLLLADKSTAEKFGIQDSVRLDYIQRVVYSMARGVADGASGGENAISLLGGRDLHYPTPWFVTVSLAWGVNQYDSGNIINMLTYAEVAKDIETKKTLGDTLVWNHAKVRQLAINKMNYILGMNQWDICFMMGVGDKNEAHPHHRTSNPEGWNGMAVDEYFNYIDLTAPYSYRPPVGALMGGSLDDSLTSDWAKYTATETTINGNASFLVTNVLLSPEKSTATADTSKKDTTKVDSTKDAIVDVPEIGVAGLEIVNRGMTLDVNYTLPTEQNVKITLVSVKGKVQRQYAPGRETAGSHALQWNVEAIPAGAYIVNYTAGSFLQHKLVKITR
- a CDS encoding glycoside hydrolase family 9 protein, translating into MNQAYIDALNLKVSNIRVNQAGYLPSDPAKLFYYVSDKCESATYSVVDLEGEEVAAGGKFSAFGKIDQTVRVVKAYVNSLDKRYTVEKTAPEAKVCAGKLAELAALPTDKRLRIKVGKEYSSTFIVSDKVYSMVRDANLKFFGVQRSGDSESWFHGPSHVHDSIPGGWYDAGDFLKVAPTMGYTFLVLSVLSAVHPERDEDHYAFNHNEIVKTDGIPDMLREARHGAEFYLRSYEYAKGEIKDMIVLACRRRLQQALPC
- a CDS encoding glycoside hydrolase family 9 protein, producing the protein MSAQVAAGLALLSVRYATYDKAFADSCLKVAEKLYAYAKEHFGDPEVCDETLYACGVQKPYDVLALAAIALHYATYEKSKKMDYLNDAAEDKTINDNEYAKYGFEYFSAGWLGVNRGFTSGGWTSDYDNRFAITLYAFYKLLLADEETAAKYGIKDSVRIDYTKRLVNSLVRSVSDDLGNGDDEHVDLPYNDGSHCEFRYDKPWFVTNHFNWHPNRYETGTILNLLIYAEVAKSALIRQLAINKMNYILGANQWDICFMTGVGDKNEAHVHNRTANPEGWNGMTVDEYLNYKDFLASYSYRPPVGALMGGSMTDSLISDWVIFTSTETYIDANASFLVANVLLSPEKSAADTSKKDTTKADSTKEAIVEIAKIGEARLAVVNNGVTLDVNYTLPTEQNVKISLVSVKGKVQRLYAPGRQTAGGHALQWNTETIPAGAYIVNYTAGSFHQHKLVKITR
- the fabD gene encoding ACP S-malonyltransferase, whose translation is MSKTILLFPGQGAQYVGMGQTLASTFEPAKKLMMQADEILGFSLSKLMAEGPEDVLKSTDNTQPALFTVSAMVMELLKSEGFAFDYVAGHSLGEYSAIYAAGGFSFEEGLRLVRTRGELMASAGSKNPGAMAAIMGQDEAKILELCEAVKDAGTVVPANINCPGQIVVSGAVAGVNKLVENCGAAGIKAIPLAVSGAFHSPLMQFAQAGLAEAIAKTKFNDVEKPVIANVIAEPVTKGAELAELLVKQLVSPVRWNDCMNKAMSLGVTQGVEVGSGKVLMGLMRKISRDVKVTPVETIEAFQALKG
- the fabG gene encoding 3-oxoacyl-[acyl-carrier-protein] reductase, yielding MGKLTGKKAIVTGASRGIGLAIATKLASEGADVAILSTSVKEELAAKLSAELGVQVKSYACNVADSETVQNVFKQIIADMGTVDILVNNAGITRDGLLMRMKDEDFDAVIATNLRSVFLCTRAVARTMMGKRTGRIINISSINALHGQAGQANYAAAKAGIIGMTRSNAMEFASRGITVNAIAPGFIGTDMTAAMDEATKEKYAAQIPLGRIGKPEDIANAAAFLASDDACYITGQILGVDGGLNA